GCCCCAAGCAGCTGCCAGGGCCAGGGGCTCCGGAAGCTGGTGCCCTCCTGGCCGGGGGCTGAGTGCCAAGCAGCTTCTCCACGCCCACCTCCGGCTCCTGGTGGGATGGGCTGGCACCTCCTGAGCACATACTGGACCCCTCCCTGAAGCGTGTGCCCAGCACCTTGATGCCCCTGGCCTGCCCACGTATTCCCTTGGGACGATGGCCACGGAGAAGGGGCAGTGACGACTCTAGATGAACGGAGGTGGGGTCATCACCCACCCCCCCATTAAGGAGAAGGGAACCCAGGAATGGGCCCTGCTCTTGAGTCCTCTCTGGGGCCCTCGAAGGCCCCCAGAAGGGGaaggggggctggagggaggtgaGTGCCCATCCTCCTCTGCTACGGATAGAAGAGCTCTCCGGCTTCACGCGAGCCGTTCACCACTGCGAGGCAGTTCTGTGGGCAGGAGGGCTGTGGGCGAGGGAGGAGAGGCGGTCTCTGCTTCCGGGCGGtggcctctgcccttccccacgcTGGCTGTGTGGACGATCTCTCCTACACCCGAGCTTCCTCATcgtctgtctgtccctccccgACACATATACCGCCCTCTCCCTTTCGGGAAGGGCCTCCGCAAGATGGCCCCAGCCCAGCTCTCCTGGCCGAGCCCCCTGTGCCCTCAGAGTCTCGTTCACCTGGTAGAAAAAGCCCATCCAGGTCCCCACAGAGccctcccagggcctccctgctgctgctgctgtgttaTTTCTGTCAGTggtgaggggagagaggaaatgagaaggaGCACAAGCGCCAGGCAGCCCCACGGCTGCCCCGAGCGCCTCCTGAGCCCCTCCCGGGTCCGCCAGGCCAGCGACGCGACTCTGGCTCTTGCTTCTGAGCAAACAAACTCTGGAGCAGAGAGAAGCCGCAGGGCTCTTACCTATAATTTCCCTTTTTGCTGAGCTGCTCTTTAAAGTGGCCCAGGGTCAAGCTCTGAGCCTTCAGCATCCTCCTGTATGGAATTTCTTCTCCACAGAAAAAGTATGTGACGACCAACTCGCTGGCCTGGAGCGCGTGGACCCCCGCCAGCTTCTTTGGCTCTTTGTGACTGAGAAATAAGACGGAATGCAACAAGTTTTAGCATTTGCAGGCAGCAAGTGCACACACGACACACATACGCACAAGCACGGGCTCTCGAACATGTTCTCTGCAGGGAAAGGGCTGCAGCTAGATGCTCAAAGGGGCCTGGGTGCAGGGCCCCCCTATCACAGGGGCCACCGCCTCGGTGGCACACagcccccaggcacccaggaAGGGACAATGTCCTTCGGGCTGTACACGGCTGCTACTGTCCCCCTCGCGACCACCAAATGGGGGGCGGGAAGACGGGTGCGGAATAGTCTCTTTCAGGATGGCACAACCAGGGTGCCTGCCAGTGAATACGAGGCGGGAAGCTGTCACAGAGAACGTGGGTTCACTCAGCCCAACTGGGGAATGCTGCAGAGGCAAACCCAGAGCGGCTCCCGATGCCAGAGCCCACTGGGAGGGTCGGCCCTATCATTCTGACCTCCCTCATTTATTCTTCGAATGTGCagagtggctttaaaaaaaaaaaaaaaaaaaaagctgcaggcCTGGATAGCTGGTACACCTAAGGTCAACCAACGAGAAGGGTGGTGGCTCATTCACGGGCTGCAAACATGGCTCACTGCCCAAGATGAACAAGCTAAGGAAGAAAACTTCAATTATTTAGACCACGTTAGACTCCCATGGCCGATTTCTTTCTGAACGCACCCTCCCATAATTAAAAGAAGCCAGGCTACTTGGTCGGCTTTGCAGGAGCGTAAACTTATGGGAAGAATCATGGAACAACTGGGGAAGACACTCCATTCCCCCCAAGCAGAACAATAACTGTCCTCTATCTCTGCGATGGTGGAGAATCATCTTCCGGCTCCCTGCGACGAGACATTTCTGACCCAGCAGCATGCAAGCTGAGGGCAACTTTTGCATCCGGGCCTGGGGACCCCTCCAATCCATGTCTCCGTTCTGCTCAGTGTGTGCCCAGGCACCCCGAGCCACCCGTCACTTCAGGGAGCAACGCCTGTGTACGAGTCACAACATGTTGCCCAGTACAGGCAGGGTTTTCAAGGTCCTAATTTATGGCCACATCTGCATTCACCAGCCCGTGTTGCTACTATTAAAACCAAGGTAGATTTTATATGCTAGAAAAAGTTCTCCAAAATCTCAACGCCAGGGAGTCAAGACCCTGAAACACACGCCCCCTCGGGGGCCCTCAGCCACGTCAGGTGAGGACACTCACTCTTCTGAAGCCAGGCCTGGGTTGGAGAAGGGCGTGGCTCCTGTCTGACCAGTGGCCGAGTGGTTCCTGTCCCTCTGCTGACTGGCTGCACAGCACCTGAGGACAGAGTTGGAGCAGAGGACCGAGAATGAGCCTGCTGTCGCCGGGCAAGCGGGGAGCAGACGGGAAAGCCGTCCTCTGCAGGCCCGAGCTGTAGGCCGGACTTCCATCCCCAGGGAACAGCCATCCTGAGCCCCCGGGGAGCCCAGAATGGGGCAGGATAACACCAGCCCAGACAAAGGGCTGAGGCTCTAGATTCTCCATCAGCCGTGGCTTCTTACGTGCCAGCCCTGTGTGATGGTGATGGGGGCATTTGTCAGGGATGGGATTCGTAAGGAACTACCGCAATTCATCCTCTTTCTGGGCCTGACCTGCCTAACGGACAGATGCTGGCCAGCTCTTCAGAGCAAACAGAAGTTAAAGGAACAATTTCTAGCAGGTGGGAAGGAGACCGGTATGTGGCCAGAAGCCATCCCTTCTCCCTGAGGAGCAACTGAGATGCAGGCCAAGAGGGCCCCTTCCCTTGTGCCACAGGCCAGGGCTCCCCCTCCAGACCCAACCTCTGCCTTCGCATCTGTGCTGTGCTGCTGCTACTCACCGCTGCTTTGGGGGCTTGGACACCTCGGCCAGCCGGCGGCAGGCCTCCTCCAGCTGTGCCAGTGTGTTGGGCGGGGTCAGGGGAGGCATGGCGGGGTCCTGGGTGAACGGGTGGGCTCGGGGGGCGGCACGGGGGTGCCCGTTGCTACCCCCCAGCAGGTGGTGCCGGCCAGCTCGCTCTGCTGGGGACGCACGGGCCGACTCCAAGGGGTAAGCCTTCTTTGTGCTTTGGGCACTGAACATGGAGCGacagagaaagcagaaggaaagaaactgggttagaaaaactggaaaatgtgaCCTCAGTAGAAACTTCTCTATCCTGCcttcaaagagaagagaaaaaaaatgaccctaCCATCACACGGACAGGGGGTGTTGCCAAAACATGGCATTTTTGTGGTCTGCTCAGTCCACCGTTTAATATTAAGATGGCAGGAGCAAACAGTCACATTTGCTTTCGGCCGACTGCAAAAATAGCCAACCCCACAATACCTCCGTGGCGACTGCCCGTGACCCTGGCCGCGGCGGCGGTGGTGTTTACCTAGGGGGCTTGGGCTTGCTCTGCCGCTCACTCTCCAGCATCCACTGCCAGACATCCTGCGACCTGTCTCCTTCCTCCCCGGGAAGTTGCAGGACCCCAGCTCCGCCTGGGGCCCCTCCTTCCCTGGCGGGCAGGGCCAGGCCCGGCTCCACGCTTTTCCCATTTCGTTTGGGCAGGGtactgcctctgctgctgctgcagggaACCAAGACCCACACCCGTCCCAGAGGCCCCGTTACATCTCTGGGACTCCTCCAATCGGCCGGTTCAGCGAGTGGCGGGGTGACACGGAAGACCCATGcacctgctccccctgccccgccccaccgTGCACCTCCCTCCTGGAAGCTAAGTGCCTGTGACCTCTGGcccccacctcacacctgccccagctctgggtggggtgggggagagagagagagagagagagacccccaCAGGGACACTCCAGTCTGCCCAGCACTTACCCGAATTGCTCCGCCTGCACGGGCTCCAGAGCCTTGGGGTGGCTCCTACACTTTGAATAGCAGTAATACTCGGTGCCCCCGGGGCAGAAGCAGCGCACCCTCTGTGCCGCCTCTGCCTCGATCTCCTCCTTGGTCTTGGGGAGGGCGTGGTGGTGGATGTAGTGGTGGTGGACATGCTTCGTCGTCTGCTTGGTCACGAAGCCCTTGGCTCCAAGGAGGGGGCAACCGGCCTGCGAGGCTGCCACAGGGGGCAACTTGCCCCCGGGCGGGAGCAGGGGGTGGtactgctggtggtggtggtggtggtcggggGAACGGGAGCGGGGGCTGTAGCGGCCCACACCCGGCGACTGGCAGCCCGGGGTCTTGAGGACCCTGGACAGGTGGTCGTCCAGAATGGTCTGCGGGTCCTCCTCATAGCTGccggagggcaggagggagagggggtgcgGGGTGGGCCCCCCATCCCTGGAGCTCAGCGCTAGCTCGGAGGCCTCCTTCTCTTCATCCTGGAGGGGCGGGCAGCAGAAGGGGGCGCCGGCCGGTAAGCAGGAGGGCCTGGCCCGGggcgccgggggtgggggtgcgggtcaCGGGGAGGGGCGGCGCCCCGGAGCGCAGGTGGcagggcggggcgcgggccggcGGCACTACCTCTCGGATCTGCTGCAGGCGCTCCTCCAGGCTGTGGCGGCTCTCCAGCTCCAGCTTCAGCTTCTCCAGCCTGGAGATGAGCTCGGCCGCGAAGGTGGCGGGCTCCACGGGGGTCATCTCCTTGGGCAGGCGGTGCGTTCTCTACGGGGCACGGGGAGGGAAGACACGACGCCGCGTTCAGCGGGCCAGCACGGGGCACCCGCCGGAGCTTCCCGGGCCCgacggccacggccacggccgCGCGGGCGGAGAGCGGCGGGCGCGGCGCCCGGGCTGCTCGGGAGCTTTATGCGCCGGCGCCGCGGCCTCATGGAGAGCCATGGTCCCCACCAGCGTTTGCCTTGGGCAGGAGCAGTTGGTCGCACTCCGAGAGGCCCCGCTTGTTCTCTCTGTAGTACAACCAGCCCATCAGTAGCTACTCTGAAGTAGAAAATCTTCAAAGACTGTTgtcaaacatcaaaaaaaaaaaaaaaaaaaagaaaaagaaaaagaaaaaaaaggcagccctctgaggtgggaggggagaggcaccAGCTCAACTCAAGGAATAAAAAAAGTAGAGCCTAAACAGAAAGGGagctggaaatttaaaaaaaaataataataataagattggaagggaggtgggggtgggggaagaaaaggggaaaaaagggagtcACACGGCCGGATCAGAAGAAGTGGTAATTTATTTCGTGGCCACACACTGCGCACCTTTGAGGTGGTGTTGTCTCAACACTGTCCTAGATCTCCCCggctctctccacccctcctccccggCTCTTTGtacagaaaatgaaggaagatgCTGCGGGCTAGCAGCAGAGCACCGCTGAGCTTGGCTGCCTGAAGCTCGTCTATCAAGGGAACGGGGAACATCTCCAAATCAAGTACAGAATATAAAAAGGCATCGAGGGTGCCTGCCAAAAGCAGCAAACAGAGGACTCCCACCGCCCCGGCGCTCTGTCCTCCTGTCCCCCCGCCACCTCCTCCCCTCGGCTGtctgcttcctccttcctcaatttccctcttgctctgccctcccctctagggttggggggttggggggtggcagAAAGCCGACCCGTGAAGGCCCGCACTCCCCCTGCGGCTGGGCTGGCCTCCCCCTGGCCCCCGGGGCCCACTTAGCCTCGGAAGTGCAGGGGCacggagggaggagagaaggtcCACCCCCCCCAACACACCCCCCAGAGGAGCCGGCCGCTCTCACACCAGCTCGGCGCGGCCCCCATCAAAGCACTGCCCTATGGAGAAAGTCGATTTGCACACCCCAGGACAGGATCATCTAATTTACAAGCTTGTGCAGTAGAACTTTTATTCAAGCACATACTCCACTTCCCGGCACCCCCACAGCCCTGCCAAAAAAAGTCTATCATCCACACTGTTGTATTTGTTGGGGTGATGTTATGGAGGAAGGCGGATGCTGAAGGCCCCAGGAAAGCATGGTGACAGGCTCGATTTTAGGACCCAGGTAAGTCTGCCCTGGACGGTGTCAGGggctctcagcagggagctgcTCTAGCAACAACCACCCATGCACTAACGCAACATGGGATTAGCAGGTCGACGTGTTAATTTTCTGAATGTGGCATCACTGATGGACTAATTGAATACTCGGGAGCTGGCAGGAAGGATTCAGGAAGAGACGCCACTCGAAGCTGGGCACGTTCTTCCCCTCCCTATTCAACAGGCTTCTTGCAGTCTTGGGTATCAGGGTATTGCAAGAAGCGGAGCTCCTACAACGCAGGCAAGGAGGCTCTGCTGAGTTTTATGGGGGCCACACACTGGCTGCCCTCCCAAGACTTGGAAACGTAAGGGGAGGTACCAAGAAAGGCCCTCCATGCCATGCTGGCCTCTTGTCAATCACAGGGAGAAGCTGTTCGTGAGATCCTAACCTCCAAACCCTTCCTCCATTCAGCATTCATTAGGTGCAGATGCAACAGCAGGGATGAAGCCAAGTTCTGGGGTTGGAAACAGGCAAGACGGGACAGCTGCCCTCCAGGGCCTCAGAAGTCATCCAGAGAAATGTCCAGGGATATAATTTCCCTTCTGCAGGAGGCAGAGCTTCCTTCAGCCTCCTCATTCACCGACTCAATTGAGTCTTAGTAAGCACCTGTTACGTGCGGGCCACTGTTCCAGTCTCTGCAGATGGGGCATCTAACAGAAAAGCCTCGCTGCCCTCAGGAGGCTTCTGTTCCAGTGGGAAGCCAACTAGAAACATGGTTTAATTCCCACCATTTCTTGGTTTCTGGAAAAGAACCGCTCTGGTTTCTcatgcagaattttttttcaaactgagaAAATGTAGAGATTCAAGGTCATCTTGAGCTTCACTCTGCCCGGCATCAGACCCCAAGGAACCATGGAACACCTCTTGCCtacttcccccttccttcccttcacccTGGCAGACCCAGCCAATGCTCCTCCTCTTACCGGAGACCTAAccccccccctccacctcccacccctttTCTTCAAGACTCAACATGGCTGAAAATATCCGCCTTTCCCCTCCAGGCTATACTCACCGGGAAATGAGGTAGAGACACTTGGCCATTGGCCTTCACACTGCGATGCATTTCTCTCTGGAGCTGTTTCTTACTCCCCACACGGTAAGGAGGGATTCCATCTCTGAGGGAAGGGCAAAGACAGAACCCACAGGCTCGTGAGGACGCTTCCAGCACATGGGCTAACTCACAAGCTATCCTGAGATCCCACCAATGGACAGGACCATCACATGCCTCCCTGCAAGTGTATCCCAGTCCTGGGCCCCATGGCTCTTCCCAAGGGGAATGATCAATCCAAGATCAACCTGCCAAACCCCCTGCCCATCACCTCTGTAAACTGGGGCTCCCTCTCAGATTCAGGGTGGACAACTTGGAGCTTTGCAAGCTCCCCTCACAAGCTCTGCCTTAGAACAGGTTACACTCTAGCCAGCCCAAAATGAAGACTCCCCTATTTCATCTCACAGGGGCCCAAGCAGGACAATCTGAGGCCCCTTTGGTCCTCCTTCCAGTCCGCTGTACTGCCTCAGATCAGGGCCTTGTGGAGCACACCAGGGAAAAATACTGTAGGAAGAGGGACCACAGCCAGAGAGCCGAGCCAGGCAGTAATGAAAGTGTGCCTAATTCTCCAACAGTCAAGCCCCTGATTGCTTCCAAAAGTCTTCCTTCTATAAATCACCACCACAGGACTATCTTTGGGTGCCTTTCCTCCCTCAGCTCCAAACCCTGCCACCCCCAGACTAAGGAATTCCCAAGGACACGTGACCAACATGGGCATAAAGACAAAGCCCCAACTACATGGCACTCTGTacaatttcaaatatttgcatacctactatgtgccagaccctgttCCAGGCACTGGGCAAGACAGCAGTGAAGGCAGGGGGTAAAAATGGAGACGACCACCCTCACAGGGCTTCCATTCTAACGGGCAGTAGGCAATAAGCAGAAAATGTAAAAGCCAAGTCTACAGCGTGTTAGAAAGTGCCAAGCGCTAGGACAAAATACAGGGCAGGACATGGGAAGAAAGGATGGTGTGGGAGGTGAGGAGCTCCAGTTTTTCAagggtggagtgggggagggagtaCCAACAAAGTCCTCGCTGTGATGGTGACCTTTGAGCAAACACCTGAAGGCAGGATGAACCCTCCTCCTTCAtcatacttaatttaaaaaaaaaaaaaaaaagaggaagtggtTGAGGTAAGAAAAGCCTCCACCCCAGCTAGTCTTCACTAAAACAGGACCTGAGGTTgctatgatctttttttttttttttttttttttttttttttaaagaattttgtgcTTGAAAGCAGTTCAATGGTCAAGGTGTCACTATTTCCCACTGGtgccccttctggaggtcccttATTGACAAAAGCCTCAGGGTTCCAACATTCCTATGCTGAATCATACTTGGAGGCTGTAAATATTGAAATTAGGTACTTggttatttccttcttcctggtGTTTTGTTCAtcacagggcagagggaagaaaaacatCTTTGGCTCATATGCCTAAAAATACCTGGGAGTAGCTGGGGGTAACTGGTTGACCTCTAGGTCCTCATCTGTAATGCCCTAGAATTCCAAGTGGCTGCATTTTCCAGAAATCTGTTGACCTAGGCCAGATCACAGGGCCACTATGGGGCTGATACAGATCATGGCAGGTCACTACATCCAGGAGGCATGTCAGCCAAACCTTGGCTAGGAATTAGACATAAAGGATCTAACTGTATGGAGGATACAGGGGGAGAAAAGGGATCAATATCTAAAGCaggggagcgcctgggtggctcagtcggttaagcacctgacttttggtttcggctcagatcgtgatcctgtgagttgtaggatcaagccctgcatcgggctgctctgcttgaaagattctctgtctccccccccccccctgttcctgtgttctctctctaaaaataaataaaccttttaaaaaacatatctaCAGCAGGAACATATACACACATGGGTGAGTCCTGTCCCACAGAAAGGCCCAGAGGACCAGACGCAGCACAGCAGTTGGAAGAGTGCAGGCTGAGCCTCCCAGACAGCCTCCTGCTCCCTTGACTGGACCCTCAAAGGCCAAGTAGGATAGAAGGTTCCAAGTCTAGAAACTTACTGAACCACCTGGAGCATATTTAACCAAAACTCAATGTTTTCACCTTGGGATCACTGATAAGATGGCTGGCTTGACCAGTAACCAGATTCCACAGCAGGGGATTGATTCCAAAACAAGGCTGCCCACCCCTGGGTATGTGGACATATAATCCAACTTCATCCTGAATTCACCAAGTTTTACAGATGGTCCGAGAGCCTCTGCAGCTCTCCTGGGAATCAGTCAGTAGGAGTTAGGCCCAGGACCAAGATTTGAGCCACTGCTGGACTCCAGAACAGGTGTCCTGAACTCAGCaacccaccctcccaccccatctaGAGGAGCCAAACTTCCTAATAGTCCATTTCCTAAAGTCCTGTGAAGTCA
The Vulpes vulpes isolate BD-2025 chromosome 2, VulVul3, whole genome shotgun sequence genome window above contains:
- the AXIN2 gene encoding axin-2 isoform X1 — translated: MSSAVLVTRLPDPSSSFHEDAPRPPVPGEEGETPPCQPGLGKGQVTKPMPVSSNARRNEDGLGEPEGRASPDSPLTRWTKSLHSLLGDQDGAYLFRTFLERDKCVDTLDFWFACNGFRQMNLKDTKTLRVAKAIYKRYIENNSIVSKQLKPATKTYIRDGIKKQQIDSIMFDQAQTEIQSVMEENAYQMFLTSDIYLEYVRSGGENTAYMSNGGLGSLKVVCGYLPTLNEEEEWACADFKCKLSPTVVGLSSKTLRATANVRSTETVENGYRSFKRSDPVNPYHVGSGYVFAPATSANDSEISSDALTDDSMSMTDSSVDGIPPYRVGSKKQLQREMHRSVKANGQVSLPHFPRTHRLPKEMTPVEPATFAAELISRLEKLKLELESRHSLEERLQQIREDEEKEASELALSSRDGGPTPHPLSLLPSGSYEEDPQTILDDHLSRVLKTPGCQSPGVGRYSPRSRSPDHHHHHQQYHPLLPPGGKLPPVAASQAGCPLLGAKGFVTKQTTKHVHHHYIHHHALPKTKEEIEAEAAQRVRCFCPGGTEYYCYSKCRSHPKALEPVQAEQFGSSRGSTLPKRNGKSVEPGLALPAREGGAPGGAGVLQLPGEEGDRSQDVWQWMLESERQSKPKPPSAQSTKKAYPLESARASPAERAGRHHLLGGSNGHPRAAPRAHPFTQDPAMPPLTPPNTLAQLEEACRRLAEVSKPPKQRCCAASQQRDRNHSATGQTGATPFSNPGLASEDHKEPKKLAGVHALQASELVVTYFFCGEEIPYRRMLKAQSLTLGHFKEQLSKKGNYRYYFKKASDEFACGAVFEEIWDDEAVLPMYEGRILGKVERID
- the AXIN2 gene encoding axin-2 isoform X2, which produces MSSAVLVTRLPDPSSSFHEDAPRPPVPGEEGETPPCQPGLGKGQVTKPMPVSSNARRNEDGLGEPEGRASPDSPLTRWTKSLHSLLGDQDGAYLFRTFLERDKCVDTLDFWFACNGFRQMNLKDTKTLRVAKAIYKRYIENNSIVSKQLKPATKTYIRDGIKKQQIDSIMFDQAQTEIQSVMEENAYQMFLTSDIYLEYVRSGGENTAYMSNGGLGSLKVVCGYLPTLNEEEEWACADFKCKLSPTVVGLSSKTLRATANVRSTETVENGYRSFKRSDPVNPYHVGSGYVFAPATSANDSEISSDALTDDSMSMTDSSVDGIPPYRVGSKKQLQREMHRSVKANGQVSLPHFPRTHRLPKEMTPVEPATFAAELISRLEKLKLELESRHSLEERLQQIREDEEKEASELALSSRDGGPTPHPLSLLPSGSYEEDPQTILDDHLSRVLKTPGCQSPGVGRYSPRSRSPDHHHHHQQYHPLLPPGGKLPPVAASQAGCPLLGAKGFVTKQTTKHVHHHYIHHHALPKTKEEIEAEAAQRVRCFCPGGTEYYCYSKCRSHPKALEPVQAEQFGAQSTKKAYPLESARASPAERAGRHHLLGGSNGHPRAAPRAHPFTQDPAMPPLTPPNTLAQLEEACRRLAEVSKPPKQRCCAASQQRDRNHSATGQTGATPFSNPGLASEDHKEPKKLAGVHALQASELVVTYFFCGEEIPYRRMLKAQSLTLGHFKEQLSKKGNYRYYFKKASDEFACGAVFEEIWDDEAVLPMYEGRILGKVERID